In the genome of Vespa crabro chromosome 17, iyVesCrab1.2, whole genome shotgun sequence, one region contains:
- the LOC124430098 gene encoding 28S ribosomal protein S22, mitochondrial: MFSRAINKIFRRSYCERILTCRVYSSNTSQLNTGEEPDPAPIFFNQETQEILQLLTRIDYKKAVRKRLTGKRLQCPEYKFMTDKQLEEALDLGKKRAHKRLQMPPVVQTRKEINVILSKDEALEGFDTSKYVFTDISFGVRDREKFIVIRELDGTLRYAKWEERERLNQVYNPRRGKEIVPPKLFQGEYLEDLLKREVYEYILDRACIQYDPDDPEYKRITETVYEDINKKKKFEFLRSTRHFGPLAFYLAWNKSIDKLLCDIIELGKMEEAVALIRLYHKIHPQVNSATTKCESEDPIKLILHYASLDSPIGPLIKKILAAYQELESERQKVAEGIKTSHGINSDKS; the protein is encoded by the exons ATGTTTTCGCGTgcaataaataagatatttagACGATCATATTgtgaaagaattttaacaTGTCGTGTTTATTCATCAAATACATCACAACTAAATACGg GCGAGGAACCTGATCCGGCaccaatattttttaatcaggAGACACAAGAGATATTGCAGTTATTAACAAGAATCGATTATAAGAAGGCTGTTAGAAAACGTTTGACTGGTAAAAGATTACAATGTCctgaatataaatttatgaccGATAAACAATTAGAAGAAGCTTTGGATCTTGGAAAAAAGAGAGCCCATAAGCGTTTGCAAATGCCTCCTGTAGTAcagacgagaaaagaaataaatgtgaTATTAAGTAAAGATGAAGCATTAGAGGGATTTGATACAAGTAAATACGTTTTTACGGATATAAGTTTTGGTGTAAGAGATAGGGAAAAATTCATAGTAATTAGGGAATTGGATGGAACGCTTAGGTATGCGAAATGGGAAGAACGAGAAAGACTAAATCAAGTCTATAATCCtagaagaggaaaggaaatagTACCTCCAAAATTATTTCAAGGAGAATATTTGGAG gaTTTATTGAAGCGGGAAGTCtacgaatatatattagatCGTGCTTGCATTCAATATGATCCAGACGATCCAGAATATAAAAGGATTACAGAGACAGTTTacgaagatataaataaaaaaaagaaattcgaatttTTGAGATCTACAAGACACTTTGGTCCTTTAGCATTTTATCTTGCTTGGAATAAAAGTATAGATAAATTGCTTTGCGATATAATAGAATTAGGAAAAATGGAGGAAGCTGTGGCATTAATACGTCTCTATCACAAGATACATCCTCAAGTAAATTCAGCTACAACAAAGTGTGAAAGTGAAGAtcctataaaattaatattgcatTATGCATCGTTAGATTCACCTATAGGTCCTttgattaagaaaattttagcAGCGTATCAAGAATTAGAGAGTGAAAGGCAGAAAGTAGCTGAAGGTATTAAGACATCTCATGGTATTAATTCAGATAAgtcataa
- the LOC124430099 gene encoding gem-associated protein 2, whose product MDSLREPAFYVGNIDEDIDLKQPPLSGGDYIKRVVIEAQQCADVVVADIDRECLKKPTVYVEHLAGCVEAPPCLGPTSDWQERQLANFRDLKLYVIQMKDEIKKFKCKWKSQEIQVPSIDDQRGWIAYCSEECTNENKTCSPTLTILLRMKQPLIEQVLEYLVEYVQTQGKIEYKIGQWLYALLVVLDLPLNPDTCSCLRSLARACSVIRANSKKLEEHEIRALNLFICLVARYYRQVDLADPY is encoded by the exons atggaTTCTTTAAGAGAACCAGCATTTTATGTAGGTAATATCGATGAAGATATTGATCTCAAACAACCTCCACTTTCTGGAGGAGACTACATCAAGCGTGTAGT aATAGAAGCTCAACAATGTGCTGACGTAGTAGTGGCTGATATAGATCGAGAATGTTTGAAGAAACCTACAGTATATGTTGAGCAT ttggCAGGATGTGTCGAAGCACCACCATGTCTTGGACCTACTAGTGATTGGCAAGAACGTCAATTAGCAAATTTTAGAGATTTAAAATTGTACGTTATTCAAatgaaagatgaaataaaaaaatttaaatgcaAATGGAAATCTCAAGAGATACAAGtg CCTAGTATAGATGATCAACGTGGTTGGATCGCTTACTGTTCTGAGGAATGTACCAATGAGAACAAAACTTGTAGTCCAACATTGACAATACTTTTACGTATGAAACAACCATTAATAGAACAAGTCTTGGAATATTTAGTTGAGTATGTACAAACACAAGGAAAGATTGAATACAAAATCGGACAATGGCTCTATGCTTTATTGGTTGTTTTGGATTTACCATTGAATCCTGATACATGCTCCTGCTTACGTTCTTTGGCAAGGGCATGTTCTGTTATTAGAGCAAAttct aaaaagttGGAAGAACACGAAATAAGAGCACTAAATTTGTTCATATGTCTGGTAGCAAGATATTACCGTCAAGTGGATCTTGCTGATCCATATTAG
- the LOC124430100 gene encoding ubiquitin-like protein 4A yields MKVIVKKLQGKEYIIDIMPTETVLQLKHKLSDLLGIEVPQQRLLLTGKTLADEQPLSFYPAIKDGSRLNLVVIKKAEEGPSEAKSYHKTGTQILRDEVTRVLRHYYTESEAESIVNELIKDLKNKVNNLSYDDLERFATALLQDQENIA; encoded by the exons ATGAAAGTTATCGTGAAAAAACTTCAGgggaaagaatatattatcgat ATTATGCCAACAGAAACTGTCTTACAACTGAAACATAAATTAAGTGACCTTTTAGGCATTGAGGTACCACAACAAAGATTATTGCTTACAGGCAAAACATTGGCTG ATGAACAGCCATTAAGTTTTTATCCAGCAATTAAGGATGGAAGTAGACTTAACTTAGTTGTTATAAAGAAAGCAGAAGAAGGACCAAGTGAGGCTAAATCTTATCACAAAACTGGAACACAAATTTTGAGAGATGAGGTTACCAGAGTTTTAAGGCATTATTATACAGAATCTGAAGCAGAATCAATCGTTAATGAGTTAATAAAAGACTTGAAGAACAAAGTAAATAACCTTAGTTACGACGACTTGGAAAGATTCGCAACAGCATTATTACAGGACCAAGAAAATATAGCTTaa
- the LOC124430136 gene encoding eukaryotic translation initiation factor 3 subunit H, translated as MASRTQSRRIPEVEPRIDYVQCDGLVVMKMVKHCHEESMSNMEVAQGALLGLVVQNRLEITNCFPFPKNDEIADEEEYQLAMMRRLRWVNVDHFHVGWYQSADVGNFLNVSLLESQYHYQTSIEESVVLIYDTAKSARGFLTLKAYRLTPQAIQMYKEGEFTPEALRALKIGYESLFVEIPVVIKNSNLTNIMMSELEEMIPEEEGTKYLDLGTATVLENQLRCLMDRVDELNQEAMKFNRYQQLVVRQQQDKNRLLAKRAQENAARAAKDEPPLPDDDINKIMRPLPVPPRLNPMIVAGQINTYSEHISQFCAQSLAKLYITQSLQHAKESKSSN; from the exons ATGGCTTCAAGAACACAATCAAGAAGAATTCCTGAAGTAGAACCACGTATAGATTATGTTCAATGCGATGGATTGGTTGTAATGAAAATGGTAAAACATTGTCATGAGGAGTCTATGAGCAACATGGAAGTTGCACAAGGTGCACTTCTTGGTTTAGTTGTACAAAACAGATTGGAAATAACcaattgttttccttttcctaaAAATGACGAAATAGCTGACGAAGAGGAATATCAATTAGCTATGATGCGTAGACTTAGATG ggTTAACGTTGATCATTTTCACGTTGGATGGTATCAAAGTGCAGATGTTGGTAATTTCTTAAATGTATCACTTTTAGAATCACAATATCATTATCAAACGTCTATAGAAGAATCTGTTGTGCTTATTTATGATACTGCCAAGTCGGCGAGAGGGTTTTTAACTCTTAAAGCTTATCGTCTCACACCACAAGCTATACAAATGTATAAGGAAGGCGAATTTACTCCCGAAGCTTTACGGGCACTTAAGATCGGTTATGAAAGTCTTTTCGTTGAAATTCCtgttgttataaaaaatagtaatttaacaaatattatgaTGTCAGAATTAGAAGAAATGATTCCAGAAGAAGAAGGCACTAAATATTTAGATCTTGGAACTGCTACAGTATTGGAAAATCAATTACGTTGTTTAATGGATCGTGTAGATGAATTAAATCAAGAAGCTATGAAATTCAATAGATATCAACAATTGGTTGTTCGACAGCAACAGGACAAAAATCGATTGTTAGCAAAGAGAGCTCAAGAAAATGCAGCAAGAGCTGCTAAAGATGAACCACCACTTCCCGATGatgatatcaataaaataatgagaCCATTACCAGTACCGCCAAGATTAAATCCAATGATTGTCGCAGGACAAATTAACACTTACAGTGAACATATATCACAATTCTGTGCACAAAGCTTagctaaattatatattacacagAGTCTTCAACATGCTAAAGAATCCAAATCTTCCAATTga
- the LOC124430137 gene encoding NAD-dependent protein deacylase Sirt4-like: MLPSSFLQILRFQTCRMSQFTFVPVSNPVRQEDILQLRNFIENNNEICVLTGAGVSTESGIPDYRSAGVGIYARSSRRPVLYKDFCSNEFIRRRYWARNYVGWPRFSTFQPNDTHKVLKDLEEIGKISCIVTQNVDNLHTKAGNKNVIELHGTAFRVMCLNCNHKMERSNFQNILKELNPLLNSHSEMIRPDGDVDLTQQETEEFNVPPCGNCGGVLKPDIVFFGDNVPRHVVENVKNIVEQSSSLLILGTSLSTFSGYRIVLQALNAKKPIILVNIGKTRADNDISIRIEGRCGYILPKACRFNNSIIKNKVYS; encoded by the exons atgctTCCGTcatcttttttacaaatattacgaT TTCAAACATGTCGGATGTCACAATTTACATTTGTACCTGTATCCAATCCTGTCAGACAAGaagatatattacaattaagaaactttatagaaaataacaatgaaatatgcGTCTTAACCGGTGCTGGGGTTTCCACTGAAAGTGGAATTCCAGATTATAGATCTGCAGGTGTTGGTATTTATGCTAGAAGCAGTCGAAGACCGGTTCTTTATAAAGATTTTTGttctaatgaatttattagaaGACGATATTGGGCACGGAATTATGTAGGATGGCCTAG ATTTTCAACGTTTCAACCGAATGATACTCATAAAGTATTAAAAGATCTTGAAGAAATTGGCAAGATATCATGTATTGTTACACAAAATGTGGATAATTTACATACAAAAGctggaaataaaaatgttatagaaCTTCATGGTACAGCTTTTCGAGTAATGTGTCTTAATTGTAATCATAAAATGGAACGGtctaattttcaaaatattcttaaGGAACTCAATCCACTTTTAAATAGTCATAGCGAAATGATAAGGCCTGACGGAGATGTAGATTTAACTCAG cAAGAGACTGAAGAATTTAATGTTCCACCTTGTGGAAATTGTGGTGGTGTATTAAAACCAGACATAGTCTTTTTTGGCGATAATGTACCTCGTCATGTtgtagaaaatgtaaaaaatatagtaGAGCAATCGagttcattattaattttaggaACATCTTTAAGTACATTTTCTGGTTATAGAATAGTACTTCAAGCTCTAAATGCTAAAAAAcctataatattagtaaatattGGTAAAACTAGAGCTGATAATGATATATCTATTAGAATAGAAGGAAGATGTGGATATATACTCCCTAAAGCTTGtagatttaataattcaattataaaaaataaagtttattCTTAA